One genomic region from Quercus robur chromosome 4, dhQueRobu3.1, whole genome shotgun sequence encodes:
- the LOC126720470 gene encoding SKP1-like protein 1 has protein sequence MATYGRSSSSDPTRMVTLKTSDGEEIKVPVAIAMKFVPVREFFMGDLDRPEAENAAPFPLSNVDSLTLAEIVFFNQRSLYFRSKLREIVEKEPLWELLLKYWPVEKEMQQFEAWFFGRQSDETIVKLVKAADFLENKELLDSVMPSFRKRFGLGDDKGVGFVYTAEVEAILLRRAASASGGARF, from the coding sequence ATGGCGACCTACGGCAGAAGCTCATCTTCTGACCCCACGAGGATGGTAACGTTAAAAACCTCAGACGGCGAGGAAATCAAGGTGCCAGTAGCGATTGCGATGAAGTTCGTCCCAGTGAGAGAATTCTTCATGGGCGACCTTGATCGCCCTGAAGCGGAGAACGCCGCCCCTTTCCCTCTCTCAAACGTGGACAGCTTGACTCTCGCCGAGATCGTCTTCTTCAATCAGAGATCGCTCTACTTTCGCTCGAAACTCAGAGAGATTGTGGAAAAAGAGCCGTTGTGGGAGCTCCTTTTGAAATACTGGCCAGTGGAGAAAGAGATGCAGCAGTTCGAGGCGTGGTTTTTTGGCCGGCAGAGCGACGAGACGATCGTTAAGCTGGTTAAGGCGGCGGACTTCTTGGAGAACAAGGAACTGCTGGATTCCGTGATGCCGAGCTTTAGGAAGAGGTTTGGACTTGGAGACGACAAGGGCGTTGGCTTTGTTTATACGGCTGAAGTAGAGGCAATCCTTCTCAGGAGGGCCGCGTCGGCTTCTGGGGGGGCCAGATTTTGA
- the LOC126721275 gene encoding SKP1-like protein 14 gives MANQDAILNSTATSTMKIMLKSADDKLFMVKEAIAMEFGVLKFFLEDSTDLESTVIPLLNVSGSVLGRVIHYCEKSLILHLILPPSTLLHLFERVAELILDDENDKSIVELVKAADYLDIKVLLTFLMPSFKRRFELGDDKGVEYVYTEDVEARLL, from the coding sequence ATGGCGAACCAAGACGCAATCCTAAACTCTACCGCTACCAGCACGATGAAGATAATGCTAAAATCCGCTGACGACAAGCTATTCATGGTGAAGGAAGCCATAGCGATGGAGTTCGGCGTACTGAAGTTCTTCCTCGAAGACAGCACCGATTTGGAGAGCACCGTGATCCCTCTGCTAAACGTGTCCGGCTCCGTTCTTGGCCGTGTCATCCACTACTGCGAGAAAAGCCTGATTCTCCACTTGATACTCCCTCCGTCGACCCTGCTTCATTTATTTGAACGAGTAGCGGAGTTGATTTTGGATGACGAGAACGACAAGAGCATCGTTGAGCTGGTTAAGGCAGCCGATTACTTGGACATCAAGGTACTGCTGACATTCTTGATGCCGAGTTTCAAGAGGAGGTTTGAACTTGGAGACGATAAGGGCGTAGAATATGTTTATACGGAGGATGTAGAGGCACGGCTTCTCTAG